In Pristis pectinata isolate sPriPec2 chromosome 2, sPriPec2.1.pri, whole genome shotgun sequence, the sequence gggggggaagagaggtgggtggggttaCTGAACCAGGACCCTGGGGTTCAGGTGTAACAATCCCACATAACATCAGCAGCAAATTCTCCCGATATCCCGAAGAGTATCTGTCTGTCACCAAGACACACCGGCCTTCTCCTCCCCACATGATTACCACCTCAGATTAGAGTTTTCACTGAATCTGGTTATAATCTGTCCATCCAGGGAGAGATCAACCATTATCTCTAACTGGTTGGTTCTTTAACTTCAAAGCCAGTGGCTGGCCAGCAACTGACAACCAAGGCACACAACAGAAAGTGGGCAAGGCTGGCTCTTCTAGCTGAGCAGGCAACACTGACATTGCATTACTAGAGTGAGGGGCTGACGATGGTGGGTTACAGCTGCCACTCAGTGTTAGACCAGGTTTAACATTCAATCACAGTCCCAGCTGAAGATGACGAATAGAGTTTCTTCTTTATCAAGCAAAACCCAGGACTAAGTTTCAGTGCTTGCCTGAACCCAGGGGTAAAACAGGTACCAATGAAAAAGAAATCTCGGAGACCAGGCCATATGCTGCCATCCTCCTTGAGAATCAAAGTCAATTCAAAAGTTGGGACAACAGTGGAGTCATAAACGATGCGATCCAACTTTCTACACACGCTCTCAATCTCCACCATCACATAGACGATGGATCCACGCAGACCGC encodes:
- the LOC127584590 gene encoding DNA damage-inducible transcript 4-like protein, which encodes MVAGGRRRAAVRGAPELKCWDDEPDDNAVNEEEQRCQYLAKLLENCLSRAKKTKLHCSEVLVPERLISKIARDIVCLASSEPCGLRGSIVYVMVEIESVCRKLDRIVYDSTVVPTFELTLILKEDGSIWPGLRDFFFIGTCFTPGFRQALKLSPGFCLIKKKLYSSSSAGTVIEC